Proteins co-encoded in one Ornithorhynchus anatinus isolate Pmale09 chromosome 14, mOrnAna1.pri.v4, whole genome shotgun sequence genomic window:
- the DNAL4 gene encoding dynein light chain 4, axonemal isoform X1 — MGEPAEGKKEEADYKRVHTFPLVRHTDMPEEMRVEAMELCVTACEKFATNNESAAKMIKETMDKKFGSSWHVVIGEGFGFEITHEVSQFGITPGAGPLLVPAPAHHPTPGTWLGLSLSPQCRQGPPLD, encoded by the exons ATGGGCGAAccggcagaggggaaaaaggaagaagcGGATTATAAGAGAGTTCACACCTTCCCTCTGGTCAGG CACACGGATATGCCGGAAGAGATGCGGGTGGAAGCCATGGAGCTGTGCGTCACGGCCTGCGAGAAGTTTGCCACCAACAACGAG AGTGCTGCCAAGATGATCAAAGAGACGATGGATAAGAAGTTTGGATCCTCCTGGCACGTGGTGATTGGCGAGGGCTTTGGCTTTGAAATCACCCACGAG GTGTCACAGTTTGGAATAACTCCGGGTGCTGGTCCCCTCCTCGTCCCCGCACCCGCTCACCATCCCACCCCCGGCACCTGGCtaggtctctccctttctccccagtgTAGGCAGGGACCACCTCTTGATTGA
- the DNAL4 gene encoding dynein light chain 4, axonemal isoform X2 yields the protein MGEPAEGKKEEADYKRVHTFPLVRHTDMPEEMRVEAMELCVTACEKFATNNESAAKMIKETMDKKFGSSWHVVIGEGFGFEITHEVKNLLYMFFGGSLAVCVWKCS from the exons ATGGGCGAAccggcagaggggaaaaaggaagaagcGGATTATAAGAGAGTTCACACCTTCCCTCTGGTCAGG CACACGGATATGCCGGAAGAGATGCGGGTGGAAGCCATGGAGCTGTGCGTCACGGCCTGCGAGAAGTTTGCCACCAACAACGAG AGTGCTGCCAAGATGATCAAAGAGACGATGGATAAGAAGTTTGGATCCTCCTGGCACGTGGTGATTGGCGAGGGCTTTGGCTTTGAAATCACCCACGAGGTGAAGAATCTTCTCTACATGTTCTTCGGAGGCAGCTTGGCTGTGTGTGTCTGGAAGTGTTCCTGA